A stretch of Schaalia odontolytica DNA encodes these proteins:
- the ispG gene encoding flavodoxin-dependent (E)-4-hydroxy-3-methylbut-2-enyl-diphosphate synthase, producing MPEAAASPFPRKQTRRIMVGDVPVGGGARVSVQSMTTTKTHDIGATLQQIAELTAAGCDIVRVACPTDKDADALPIIAKQSRIPVIADIHFKPKYVFQAIEAGCGAVRVNPGNIRKFDDQVKDICKAASDHGVSLRIGVNAGSLDPRLLKKYGRATPEALVESAIWEASLFEENDFHDFKISVKHHDVLTMIQAYRMLSEAGDWPLHLGVTEAGPAFQGTIKSVSAFSVLLAEGIGDTIRVSLSAPPVEEIKVGTKMLEFMGLREKTLEIVSCPSCGRAQVDVWTLAEDVTEGLKDLTVPLRVAVMGCVVNGPGEAREADLGVASGNGKGQIFIRGEVVETVPEDQIVETLIRRANALAEELGLEPGSGSVEVAPITAPDVKLPGIDF from the coding sequence ATGCCCGAAGCCGCGGCGTCGCCGTTCCCGCGCAAGCAGACGCGTCGCATCATGGTGGGCGACGTTCCCGTGGGCGGTGGCGCGCGGGTCTCCGTCCAGTCCATGACGACGACGAAGACGCACGACATCGGTGCGACCCTCCAGCAGATCGCCGAGCTGACGGCCGCGGGCTGCGACATCGTTCGTGTCGCCTGCCCGACGGATAAGGACGCGGACGCGCTGCCGATCATCGCGAAGCAGTCGCGTATCCCGGTGATCGCTGACATTCACTTCAAGCCGAAGTACGTGTTCCAGGCGATCGAGGCCGGCTGTGGTGCCGTGCGCGTGAACCCGGGCAATATCCGCAAGTTCGATGACCAGGTGAAGGACATCTGCAAGGCCGCGTCCGATCACGGCGTGTCGCTGCGTATCGGCGTGAACGCAGGATCGCTCGATCCTCGACTCCTCAAGAAGTATGGCCGTGCCACGCCCGAGGCCCTCGTCGAGTCCGCGATCTGGGAAGCCTCCCTGTTCGAGGAGAACGACTTCCACGACTTCAAGATCTCGGTCAAGCACCACGACGTGCTCACCATGATCCAGGCCTACCGCATGCTGTCCGAGGCGGGGGACTGGCCCCTGCACCTGGGCGTCACCGAGGCGGGCCCCGCCTTCCAGGGCACGATTAAATCCGTGTCCGCTTTCTCGGTGCTTCTTGCCGAGGGCATTGGTGACACGATCCGTGTCTCCCTGTCCGCTCCTCCCGTTGAGGAGATCAAGGTGGGCACGAAGATGCTGGAATTCATGGGTCTGCGCGAGAAGACTCTCGAGATCGTCTCGTGCCCGTCGTGCGGCCGCGCCCAGGTGGACGTATGGACGCTCGCCGAGGACGTCACCGAGGGCCTGAAGGACCTGACGGTCCCGCTGCGCGTGGCCGTGATGGGCTGCGTCGTCAACGGCCCGGGCGAGGCTCGCGAGGCCGACCTGGGTGTCGCCTCCGGCAACGGCAAGGGCCAGATCTTCATTCGCGGCGAGGTCGTCGAGACCGTTCCCGAGGACCAGATCGTCGAGACCCTGATCCGGCGCGCGAACGCCCTCGCCGAGGAGCTGGGCCTGGAGCCCGGTTCCGGCAGCGTCGAGGTTGCCCCGATCACCGCCCCGGATGTCAAGCTCCCGGGCATCGACTTCTGA
- a CDS encoding proline--tRNA ligase: protein MLRNLSTFFLRTLREDPADAEVNSHKLLVRAGYIRRSAPGIYTWLPLGLRTLRKIEDIVREEMDAMGAQEVHFPGLIPAEPYKATNRWEEYGPTLFKLNDRKGGDYLLAPTHEEMFTLLVKDMYSSYKDLPATLYQIQTKYRDEARPRAGLIRGREFVMKDAYSFDIDDEGLNASYQAERDTYERIFQRLGLRYVIVSAMSGAMGGSRSEEFLHPSPIGEDTFVASPGGYAANAEAVTTPVPEAQDASGVPAPLEVPTPDAPTIESLVDLLNDQYPREDRPWTAADTLKNVVVTLTHPDGERELLVVGVPGDRDVDMKRLEAAVAPAEVEMASDSDFEPHPELVRGYIGPTVLGPNSPKRVVDEEGNASGSVRYLVDPRVVEGTAWVTGANAEQRHVLNLVMGRDFTADGTIEAAEVREGDLAPDGSGPLHLERGIEIGHIFQLGRKYAKALGLTVLDENGKTQVVTMGSYGIGVTRVMAALAEANCDDKGLSWPAQIAPFDVHVLATGKGDDVFETAQSLGEQLDAAGLDVLVDDRRKVSAGVKFKDYELVGVPFGLVVGRSLADGEVEIRVRATGETIVVPVEEAVARLRELHAAALKGE from the coding sequence ATGCTTCGAAATCTCTCGACTTTCTTCCTGCGAACCCTCCGTGAAGACCCGGCCGACGCCGAGGTCAATTCGCACAAGCTTCTGGTGCGTGCCGGCTACATCCGCCGCTCCGCCCCCGGCATCTACACGTGGCTGCCTCTCGGCCTGCGCACGCTGCGCAAGATCGAGGACATCGTCCGCGAGGAGATGGATGCGATGGGCGCTCAGGAAGTTCACTTCCCGGGCCTGATCCCCGCCGAGCCCTACAAGGCTACCAACCGTTGGGAAGAGTACGGTCCGACGCTGTTCAAGCTCAATGACCGTAAGGGCGGCGACTACCTGCTGGCCCCCACGCACGAGGAAATGTTCACCCTGCTGGTGAAGGATATGTACTCCTCGTACAAGGACCTGCCCGCCACGCTGTACCAGATTCAGACGAAGTACCGTGACGAGGCCCGCCCGCGCGCCGGTCTGATCCGCGGCCGCGAGTTCGTCATGAAGGACGCCTACTCCTTCGACATCGACGACGAGGGTCTGAACGCCTCCTACCAGGCTGAGCGTGACACCTACGAGCGCATCTTCCAGCGCCTGGGCCTGCGCTACGTCATTGTGTCCGCGATGAGCGGCGCGATGGGTGGCTCCCGCTCCGAGGAGTTCCTGCATCCCTCGCCGATCGGTGAGGACACCTTCGTGGCGTCCCCGGGTGGCTACGCCGCCAACGCCGAGGCCGTGACGACCCCCGTGCCCGAGGCCCAGGACGCGTCCGGTGTGCCCGCGCCTCTTGAGGTTCCGACCCCCGACGCTCCGACCATCGAGTCGCTTGTTGATCTGCTCAACGATCAGTACCCGCGCGAGGATCGCCCCTGGACCGCCGCCGACACGCTGAAGAACGTCGTCGTGACGCTGACGCACCCGGATGGTGAGCGCGAGCTCCTCGTCGTGGGCGTGCCCGGTGACCGCGATGTCGACATGAAGCGCCTGGAGGCCGCCGTGGCCCCCGCCGAGGTCGAGATGGCCTCGGATTCCGACTTCGAGCCGCACCCCGAGCTGGTGCGCGGCTACATCGGCCCCACGGTTCTCGGACCGAACTCCCCGAAGCGCGTCGTGGACGAGGAAGGCAACGCCTCCGGTTCCGTGCGCTACCTGGTGGACCCGCGCGTCGTCGAGGGCACCGCCTGGGTGACGGGTGCAAACGCCGAGCAGCGTCACGTCCTGAACCTCGTCATGGGTCGCGACTTCACCGCCGACGGCACGATCGAGGCCGCCGAGGTGCGCGAGGGCGACCTGGCTCCCGACGGCTCGGGCCCCCTCCACCTGGAGCGCGGCATCGAGATCGGCCACATCTTCCAGCTGGGCCGCAAGTACGCCAAGGCCCTGGGCCTGACCGTCCTCGACGAGAATGGCAAGACCCAGGTCGTCACCATGGGCTCCTACGGCATTGGCGTTACCCGCGTCATGGCAGCCCTGGCCGAGGCCAACTGCGACGACAAGGGCCTGAGCTGGCCCGCGCAGATTGCTCCCTTCGACGTGCATGTCCTGGCTACCGGCAAGGGCGACGATGTCTTCGAGACCGCGCAGTCTCTGGGCGAGCAGCTCGATGCGGCCGGCCTGGATGTTCTCGTCGACGATCGCCGCAAGGTGAGCGCCGGTGTCAAGTTCAAGGACTACGAGCTCGTGGGCGTGCCCTTCGGCCTGGTCGTCGGTCGTTCTCTGGCCGACGGCGAGGTGGAGATCCGCGTGCGTGCCACCGGCGAGACCATCGTCGTGCCCGTCGAGGAAGCTGTCGCGCGCCTGCGCGAGCTTCACGCAGCTGCCCTGAAGGGGGAGTGA
- the def gene encoding peptide deformylase — protein sequence MAIRPIRIIGDPVLRTVCDPITEITPNVKALVEDLLEGVDMEGRAGLAANQIGVSLRAFSWNIDGEIGYVLNPRIVALSEDEYQDGDEGCLSVPELWYPTERAWYARCEGTDLDGKKVVVEGEELMARCIQHECDHLDGHIYIDRLDRATRKKALRDIRNAGF from the coding sequence ATGGCTATTCGTCCCATCCGCATCATCGGCGACCCGGTCCTGCGTACCGTCTGCGATCCGATCACGGAGATCACGCCGAACGTGAAGGCGCTCGTCGAGGACCTGCTCGAGGGCGTCGACATGGAGGGCCGCGCCGGCCTGGCCGCGAACCAGATCGGCGTCAGCCTGCGCGCCTTCTCCTGGAACATCGACGGCGAGATCGGCTACGTGCTGAACCCTCGCATCGTCGCTCTGAGCGAGGATGAGTACCAGGACGGCGACGAGGGCTGTCTGTCTGTTCCCGAGCTGTGGTACCCGACTGAGCGCGCCTGGTATGCGCGCTGCGAGGGCACCGACCTGGATGGCAAGAAGGTCGTCGTCGAGGGTGAGGAGCTCATGGCGCGCTGCATCCAGCACGAGTGCGACCACCTGGATGGCCACATCTACATCGACCGTCTCGATCGGGCGACCCGCAAGAAGGCGCTGCGCGACATCCGCAACGCTGGCTTCTGA
- a CDS encoding DUF3145 domain-containing protein, whose product MRGSYTRGVLFVHSTPPALCPHIEWALGTALGQEVHLQWSDQEAAPGMVRCEFSWVGPIGSGARLASALRGWEHLRYEVTEEATASSDGGRWCHTPSLGIFHSQMDTIGNVVVPEDRIRAALESATTYEELREGLDLALGQAWDDELESFRHAGAGAPVRWLNNRVG is encoded by the coding sequence ATGAGAGGGTCATACACCCGCGGTGTACTTTTCGTGCACTCAACACCGCCTGCTCTGTGCCCGCACATCGAGTGGGCGCTGGGCACCGCGCTCGGCCAGGAGGTTCACCTCCAGTGGTCGGACCAGGAAGCGGCGCCGGGCATGGTTCGCTGCGAGTTCTCGTGGGTCGGACCGATCGGCTCGGGCGCCCGTTTGGCGTCCGCTCTGCGCGGTTGGGAGCACCTGCGTTACGAGGTCACGGAGGAGGCCACGGCCTCGAGCGACGGTGGCCGCTGGTGCCACACGCCCTCCCTCGGTATCTTCCACTCCCAGATGGACACCATCGGCAACGTCGTCGTTCCCGAGGATCGCATCCGTGCGGCCCTGGAGTCCGCCACGACGTACGAGGAGCTGCGCGAGGGTCTCGACCTGGCTCTTGGCCAGGCCTGGGACGATGAACTGGAATCCTTCCGCCACGCGGGTGCAGGTGCACCCGTGCGCTGGCTCAATAACCGGGTCGGCTGA
- a CDS encoding acyl carrier protein, with protein sequence MGSIADLLGDQLRAGLAQLVDPDASDEAPDAAPASSESAVETAQDRARQAAMEAVLDEADLDPAGARGELTLRGDLDMDDVSLYAVVARVEREAKVTLNDSQIEQWVTLADLLDAVSDAASNH encoded by the coding sequence ATGGGCTCCATCGCCGACCTGCTCGGTGACCAGCTGCGTGCAGGCTTAGCGCAGCTGGTCGACCCCGATGCGTCCGACGAGGCGCCCGACGCGGCCCCTGCCTCGTCCGAGAGCGCCGTTGAGACTGCCCAGGACCGCGCCCGCCAGGCCGCGATGGAGGCAGTTCTCGACGAGGCGGACCTCGACCCCGCCGGCGCGCGCGGAGAGCTCACGCTGCGCGGCGATCTCGACATGGACGACGTGTCCCTCTACGCCGTCGTCGCGCGCGTGGAGCGCGAGGCGAAGGTGACGCTGAATGACTCTCAGATTGAGCAGTGGGTGACGCTCGCTGACCTTCTTGACGCCGTTTCTGACGCCGCGTCCAATCACTAG
- the aspA gene encoding aspartate ammonia-lyase, whose amino-acid sequence MTRTEEDLLGTREVPEDAYWGIHTLRAIENYQISGRTINEAPELIRAFAQVKKACAMANMQLKAMKPAKAEAIIAACDEIIENGRCMDQFPVDQFQGGAGTSVNMNANEVIANLALEILGEEKGRYDIINPNDHVNRSQSTNDAYPTAFRIALWRKVNRLRKAIDELADSFDEKGAEFRHILTMGRTQLQDAVPMSLGSEFSAFAHTLREEDERLVNNAELLLETNLGATAIGTGLNTPDGYQQVVVRHLRRITGARVVGSPNLLEATSDTGAYVSMHATIKRSAVKLSKICNDLRLLASGPRAGLNEINLPKMAAGSSIMPAKVNPVIPEVVNQVCFKVIGNDQTVTMAAEAGQLQLNVMEPVIAQALIESINLLVNACDTLRDRCITGITANPDVCRHYVENSIGIVTYFNDVIGHHLGDVVGKRAAAEGKTVREVIHEMELLSEEEVERILSPENLAHPKYAGTDES is encoded by the coding sequence TTGACCCGCACCGAAGAAGATCTGCTCGGCACCCGCGAAGTACCCGAGGACGCGTACTGGGGCATTCATACGCTGCGAGCTATCGAGAACTATCAGATCTCGGGTCGCACCATCAATGAAGCCCCCGAACTCATCCGCGCGTTTGCGCAGGTGAAGAAGGCGTGCGCCATGGCGAACATGCAGCTGAAGGCGATGAAGCCGGCCAAGGCTGAGGCGATCATCGCTGCGTGCGACGAGATCATCGAAAACGGCCGCTGCATGGACCAGTTCCCCGTCGACCAGTTCCAGGGCGGTGCCGGTACCTCCGTCAACATGAATGCGAACGAGGTCATCGCGAACCTGGCACTCGAGATCCTGGGGGAGGAGAAGGGCCGCTACGACATCATCAACCCCAACGATCACGTCAACCGCTCCCAGTCGACGAACGACGCGTACCCGACGGCCTTCCGTATCGCCCTGTGGCGCAAGGTGAACCGCCTGCGCAAGGCGATCGACGAGCTCGCCGACTCCTTCGATGAGAAGGGTGCTGAGTTCCGCCACATTCTCACGATGGGTCGCACGCAGCTGCAGGACGCCGTCCCGATGTCTCTCGGCAGCGAGTTTTCCGCCTTCGCGCACACTCTGCGCGAGGAGGATGAACGCCTCGTCAACAACGCCGAACTGCTCTTGGAGACGAACCTTGGCGCAACCGCCATCGGCACCGGCCTGAACACCCCGGACGGCTACCAGCAGGTCGTCGTGCGCCACCTGCGCCGTATCACGGGGGCGCGCGTCGTCGGCTCCCCGAACCTCCTCGAAGCAACGTCGGATACGGGCGCCTACGTGTCCATGCACGCCACGATCAAGCGCAGCGCCGTCAAGCTGTCCAAGATCTGCAACGACCTGCGCCTGCTGGCTTCCGGGCCGCGCGCCGGCCTCAACGAGATCAACCTGCCGAAGATGGCTGCAGGCTCATCGATCATGCCCGCCAAGGTCAACCCCGTCATCCCCGAGGTCGTGAACCAGGTCTGCTTCAAGGTCATCGGCAACGACCAGACCGTCACCATGGCCGCCGAGGCCGGTCAGCTCCAGCTCAACGTCATGGAGCCCGTCATCGCACAGGCGCTCATCGAGTCCATCAACCTGCTCGTCAACGCATGCGATACGCTGCGGGACCGCTGCATCACCGGAATCACCGCGAACCCCGACGTGTGCCGTCACTACGTCGAGAACTCCATCGGTATCGTCACCTACTTTAATGACGTGATCGGTCACCACCTGGGCGACGTCGTCGGTAAGCGCGCCGCCGCTGAAGGCAAGACCGTCCGCGAGGTCATCCACGAGATGGAGCTCCTCTCGGAGGAGGAGGTCGAGCGCATCCTGTCGCCGGAGAACCTCGCGCACCCGAAGTACGCGGGCACCGACGAGAGCTGA
- a CDS encoding flavin reductase, which produces MHVPYETEKFYYGFPVYILAYPDESVGVGITTGSSSYSLGQMVMIGCDSTTHAARSIKRSGVCSLNLFGPEAMGLFEYAGTVSGGNKLGDAHVASSNYDGVPILDDSQMSLVCRVLEATEDGTYTHFRCEITQRLVNPSLIDEQGRFRYEDLQTVEYVGDARRRIYRYFSDRVERFGTFVRSFKESLLP; this is translated from the coding sequence ATGCACGTTCCCTACGAAACCGAGAAGTTCTACTACGGCTTCCCCGTCTACATCCTGGCCTACCCGGACGAGTCCGTCGGCGTCGGCATCACCACGGGTTCCTCGTCATACTCGCTGGGGCAGATGGTCATGATCGGCTGCGACTCCACCACGCATGCTGCCCGTTCGATCAAGCGCTCGGGAGTTTGCTCGCTCAACCTTTTCGGGCCCGAGGCCATGGGCCTCTTCGAGTATGCGGGCACCGTCTCTGGTGGGAATAAACTTGGCGATGCCCACGTGGCATCAAGCAACTATGACGGCGTCCCCATCCTCGACGACTCCCAGATGAGCCTCGTTTGCCGCGTCCTGGAGGCAACGGAGGACGGCACCTACACGCACTTCCGCTGCGAGATCACCCAGCGCCTGGTCAACCCGTCACTCATCGACGAGCAGGGCCGTTTCCGCTACGAGGATCTGCAGACCGTCGAATACGTCGGAGACGCGCGCAGGCGCATCTACCGCTACTTCTCGGACCGTGTGGAGCGTTTTGGCACTTTCGTGCGTTCCTTCAAGGAGTCTCTCCTCCCCTAG
- the aceE gene encoding pyruvate dehydrogenase (acetyl-transferring), homodimeric type: MSQLHESHPVVNGLIPQVPDNDPQETAEWVESLSGLINEKGGPRARYILLHMLDEARRNGVQLPQEYTTPYVNTIPVDQEPYFPGDEAMEREYRRWIRWNAAVQVTRAQRPGVKVGGHISSYASVATLYEVGLNHFFRGKDHPGGGDHVFFQGHASPGPYARAFLEGRLSEEEMDGFRQQVSTEHGLPSYPHPRQLDHFWEFPTVSLGLGPAEAIYQAWFDRYLHMNGIKDTSQQHTWAFIGDGEMDEPESRGMLQLAAQQRLDNLTFVINCNLQRLDGPVRGNGKIIQELEAFFKGAGWNVIKVIWGRGWDQLLAADKDDALVHVMNETLDGDYQTFRANDGAYVREHFFGRDPRTKEMVKNWTDEQLWELKRGGHDYRKVYAAYKAAMDHTGQPTVVLAHTIKGYALGTHFAGRNSTHQMKKLTLEDAKQLRDRLQIPITDEELERDPYMPPYYMPPADHPALQYMKERREILGGWVPERRADRQPKLPELPTRPFEALSKGSGKLEVATTMALVRLIKDLLKDKEVGKYFVPIIPDEARTFGLDAIFPSAKIFNTTGQSYTPVDADMMLSYRESEQGRILHTGITEAGSAAAFQVVGTAYATHDLPMVPIYIFYSMFGFQRTGDQFWAAGDQLTKGFVIGATAGRTTLAGEGLQHMDGHSQVLAATNHAFVSYDPAYAYEIRHIMADGLERMYGDADGRDPNVMYYITVYNEPIHQPAEPENVDVEGIIKGIYNIDEHQNFGGPKAQLLASGVGVPWAREARELLARDWGVDAAVWSVTSWNELRRDGLDAEEHNFLHPSEPRRTPYVSTKLAGREGPFVASSDFDRMLPDQIRQWIPGDYHVLGADGFGFSDTRRAARRWYHIDAESMVVRTLAALADKGQVDPSVVQQAIDKYELFNYAIQGNDHAGEE; encoded by the coding sequence GTGAGCCAACTCCACGAGTCCCACCCCGTCGTCAACGGCCTGATTCCCCAGGTTCCCGACAACGACCCCCAGGAGACCGCCGAATGGGTTGAGTCCCTGTCCGGGCTCATCAACGAAAAGGGCGGCCCCCGCGCACGCTACATCCTGCTGCACATGCTGGACGAAGCGCGCCGCAACGGCGTTCAGCTCCCCCAGGAATACACGACCCCCTACGTCAACACCATCCCCGTTGACCAGGAGCCGTACTTCCCCGGCGACGAAGCCATGGAGCGCGAATACCGCCGCTGGATCCGCTGGAACGCCGCAGTCCAGGTGACGCGCGCCCAGCGCCCCGGCGTCAAGGTGGGCGGACACATCTCGTCCTACGCATCGGTTGCCACCCTCTACGAGGTCGGCCTCAACCACTTCTTCCGCGGCAAGGACCACCCGGGCGGCGGCGACCACGTGTTCTTCCAGGGACACGCCTCCCCCGGCCCCTACGCCCGCGCGTTCCTCGAGGGGCGTCTGTCCGAAGAGGAGATGGACGGCTTCCGTCAGCAGGTCTCCACGGAGCACGGCCTGCCCTCGTACCCGCACCCGCGCCAGCTCGATCACTTCTGGGAGTTCCCGACGGTCTCGCTCGGCCTGGGTCCCGCCGAGGCCATCTACCAGGCCTGGTTCGACCGCTACCTGCACATGAACGGCATCAAGGACACGTCGCAGCAGCACACGTGGGCCTTCATCGGCGACGGTGAGATGGACGAGCCCGAGTCCCGCGGCATGCTCCAGCTCGCCGCCCAGCAGCGCCTGGACAACCTGACCTTCGTCATCAACTGCAACCTGCAGCGTCTCGACGGCCCAGTGCGTGGTAACGGCAAGATCATCCAGGAGCTCGAGGCGTTCTTCAAGGGCGCCGGCTGGAACGTCATCAAGGTTATCTGGGGCCGCGGCTGGGACCAGCTGCTCGCCGCCGACAAGGACGACGCCCTCGTCCACGTCATGAACGAGACCCTGGACGGCGACTACCAGACCTTCCGCGCGAACGACGGCGCCTACGTGCGTGAGCACTTCTTCGGCCGCGACCCGCGCACCAAGGAAATGGTCAAGAACTGGACCGACGAGCAGCTCTGGGAGCTCAAGCGCGGCGGCCACGACTACCGCAAGGTCTACGCTGCCTACAAGGCCGCCATGGACCACACCGGCCAGCCGACCGTCGTTCTCGCGCACACCATTAAGGGCTACGCGCTGGGCACGCACTTCGCCGGCCGTAACTCGACGCACCAGATGAAGAAGCTGACGCTCGAGGACGCCAAGCAGCTGCGCGATCGCCTCCAGATCCCGATCACGGACGAGGAACTCGAGCGCGATCCCTACATGCCCCCGTACTACATGCCGCCGGCCGATCACCCGGCCCTGCAGTACATGAAGGAGCGCCGCGAGATCCTCGGCGGTTGGGTGCCCGAGCGCCGCGCCGACCGTCAGCCCAAGCTCCCCGAGCTGCCCACCCGCCCCTTCGAGGCGCTCTCGAAGGGCTCCGGCAAGCTCGAGGTCGCCACGACCATGGCCCTCGTGCGCCTCATCAAGGACCTGCTCAAGGACAAGGAGGTCGGCAAGTACTTCGTGCCGATCATCCCCGACGAGGCCCGCACCTTCGGTCTGGACGCGATCTTCCCCTCGGCGAAGATCTTCAACACGACCGGCCAGTCCTACACGCCCGTCGACGCGGACATGATGCTGTCCTACCGTGAGTCCGAGCAGGGCCGCATCCTGCACACGGGCATCACCGAGGCCGGCTCGGCCGCCGCGTTCCAGGTCGTCGGCACGGCGTACGCCACGCACGATCTGCCGATGGTGCCGATCTACATCTTCTACTCGATGTTCGGCTTCCAGCGCACCGGCGACCAGTTCTGGGCAGCAGGTGACCAGCTGACCAAGGGCTTTGTCATCGGCGCCACCGCGGGCCGCACCACGCTTGCAGGCGAGGGTCTGCAGCACATGGATGGCCACTCGCAGGTCCTGGCTGCCACCAACCACGCGTTCGTGTCCTACGACCCGGCCTACGCGTACGAAATCCGCCACATCATGGCGGACGGCCTGGAGCGCATGTACGGCGACGCGGACGGCCGCGATCCGAACGTCATGTACTACATCACCGTCTACAACGAGCCGATTCATCAGCCTGCGGAGCCGGAGAACGTCGACGTCGAGGGCATCATCAAGGGCATCTACAACATCGATGAGCACCAGAACTTCGGTGGCCCCAAGGCTCAGCTGCTTGCCTCCGGCGTCGGCGTGCCGTGGGCGCGCGAGGCCCGCGAGCTGCTGGCCCGCGACTGGGGCGTGGATGCCGCCGTATGGTCCGTGACCTCGTGGAACGAGCTGCGCCGCGACGGCCTGGATGCCGAGGAGCACAACTTCCTGCACCCGTCCGAGCCCCGCCGCACGCCCTACGTGTCGACGAAGCTCGCGGGTCGCGAGGGCCCGTTCGTGGCCTCCTCCGACTTCGACCGCATGCTGCCTGACCAGATCCGTCAGTGGATCCCCGGCGACTACCACGTGCTCGGCGCGGATGGCTTCGGCTTCTCCGACACCCGTCGCGCCGCCCGCCGCTGGTACCACATCGACGCCGAGTCGATGGTCGTGCGCACGCTGGCTGCCCTCGCCGACAAGGGCCAGGTTGACCCGTCGGTCGTCCAGCAGGCGATCGACAAGTACGAGCTCTTCAACTACGCGATCCAGGGCAACGACCACGCTGGCGAGGAGTGA
- a CDS encoding DUF3052 family protein: MAVSLGFASDAIVQEFYVDDDVDQRVRDAIEGETGHPLVDVDYADVVDGAIVWWRADDAEEEDLADVLVDAMSNLDDGGLIWVLIPKPGRPNSVRVGDVEEAAEIAGLHATTSTALGDNWAGVRLTARPRSRR; the protein is encoded by the coding sequence ATGGCAGTGAGCCTGGGTTTTGCGTCCGATGCGATCGTGCAGGAGTTCTACGTCGATGATGACGTCGATCAGCGCGTGCGCGATGCGATTGAAGGGGAGACGGGGCATCCGCTCGTTGACGTCGATTACGCGGACGTCGTGGACGGCGCGATCGTCTGGTGGCGCGCGGACGACGCCGAGGAAGAGGACCTCGCGGACGTGCTCGTGGACGCGATGTCGAACCTGGACGATGGTGGGCTTATTTGGGTGCTGATTCCCAAGCCGGGCCGCCCCAACTCCGTGCGCGTGGGCGACGTGGAGGAGGCTGCGGAGATCGCGGGCCTGCACGCGACGACGTCGACTGCGCTGGGGGATAACTGGGCGGGCGTGCGCCTGACCGCGCGTCCCCGGTCGCGCCGCTAG